Proteins co-encoded in one Marinobacter qingdaonensis genomic window:
- a CDS encoding 16S rRNA (uracil(1498)-N(3))-methyltransferase, giving the protein MRIPRIYTDSPLSAGVTAELDDNAAQHVGRVLRMQPGQELRLFNGDGQDYPATITAAGKKHVQVDVGTPEPNPTESPLEIVLGQTLSKGDRMDYAVQKAVEMGVTRIVPLTTDRCDVKLKGDREDKRLRHWQSVAISAAEQCGRARVPEILPVMTVAQWLEHSRDCDARLVLHHRTERSLQSLNTPSRVALMIGPEGGLSADEIALAEQEGFLPVALGPRVLRTETAPVAAMALCQWLWGDIGTTD; this is encoded by the coding sequence ATGCGCATCCCCCGAATCTACACCGACTCACCCCTGAGCGCGGGCGTGACCGCCGAGCTGGACGACAACGCCGCCCAGCACGTGGGACGGGTGCTGCGCATGCAGCCAGGCCAGGAGCTGCGCCTGTTCAACGGCGACGGCCAGGACTACCCGGCCACCATCACCGCGGCCGGCAAAAAACACGTGCAGGTGGACGTCGGCACGCCCGAACCCAATCCCACCGAATCACCGCTGGAAATCGTGCTCGGCCAGACCCTGTCCAAGGGCGATCGCATGGACTACGCGGTGCAGAAAGCGGTGGAAATGGGCGTGACCCGCATCGTGCCTCTGACCACCGATCGCTGCGACGTCAAACTCAAGGGCGACCGCGAGGACAAACGCCTGCGCCACTGGCAGTCGGTGGCCATCAGCGCCGCCGAGCAGTGCGGCCGGGCCCGCGTGCCGGAGATCCTGCCGGTGATGACGGTGGCGCAGTGGCTGGAACACAGCCGCGACTGCGACGCCCGACTGGTCCTGCACCACCGCACGGAACGCTCGCTGCAAAGCCTCAACACGCCGTCCCGAGTGGCTCTGATGATCGGCCCGGAAGGCGGCCTGTCCGCCGATGAAATCGCCCTGGCCGAACAGGAGGGCTTTCTGCCGGTCGCCCTCGGGCCCCGCGTGCTACGCACCGAAACCGCGCCCGTGGCGGCCATGGCCCTGTGCCAATGGCTCTGGGGCGACATCGGCACCACCGACTGA
- a CDS encoding adenosylmethionine--8-amino-7-oxononanoate transaminase has protein sequence MRNADLVARGLKSVWHPCTQMKDHETLPLVPIKRGQGVWLEDFENNRYIDAVSSWWVNLFGHANPRINAAIADQVSQLEHVILAGFTHEPVVNLSERLIEVTPDGLNKCFYADNGSSAVEAALKMSFHYWKNHGRPGKKNFVNLSNSYHGETLGALALGDVALYKDTYQPLLMEVLTAPSPDAFNKEAGETDEAYALRQFEAMEKLLAEKHEEICAVVVEPLIQCAGGMRMHHPIYHTKLREACDRYGVHLIADEIAVGFGRTGTLFACEQSGITPDFMCLSKGLTAGYLPLSVVLTTDNVYNAFYDDYETLKAFLHSHSYTGNPIGCAVALATLDIFRDDNVIENNRRLSACMAESVAHLADHPHVGDIRQHGMTLAVEMVKDKASKTAFPWQERRGIRVYQHSLTREALLRPLGNVVYFMPPYVINEDQIRHLAQVATEGIDIATRD, from the coding sequence ATGCGCAATGCCGACCTCGTCGCCCGCGGCCTCAAATCCGTGTGGCACCCCTGCACCCAGATGAAAGACCACGAAACCCTGCCCCTGGTGCCGATCAAACGGGGCCAGGGCGTGTGGCTGGAGGACTTCGAGAACAACCGCTACATCGACGCGGTCAGCTCCTGGTGGGTCAATCTGTTCGGCCACGCCAACCCGCGCATCAACGCCGCCATCGCGGACCAGGTCAGCCAGCTGGAACACGTGATCCTGGCCGGCTTTACCCACGAGCCGGTGGTGAACCTGTCCGAGCGCCTGATCGAGGTGACCCCCGATGGCCTGAACAAGTGCTTCTACGCCGACAACGGCTCCTCGGCGGTCGAGGCGGCGCTGAAGATGAGCTTCCACTACTGGAAGAACCACGGTCGGCCCGGCAAGAAGAACTTCGTCAATCTCAGCAACAGCTACCACGGCGAGACCCTGGGGGCGCTGGCCCTGGGCGACGTCGCCCTGTACAAGGACACCTACCAGCCGCTGCTGATGGAAGTACTGACCGCGCCCTCCCCGGACGCCTTCAACAAGGAAGCCGGGGAAACCGACGAAGCCTACGCCCTGCGTCAGTTCGAGGCCATGGAGAAGCTGCTGGCCGAGAAACACGAGGAAATCTGCGCCGTGGTGGTGGAGCCGCTGATCCAGTGCGCCGGCGGCATGCGCATGCACCACCCGATCTACCACACCAAACTGCGGGAAGCCTGCGACCGCTATGGCGTGCACCTGATTGCCGATGAAATCGCCGTCGGCTTCGGCCGCACCGGCACCCTGTTCGCCTGCGAGCAGTCAGGCATCACCCCGGACTTCATGTGCCTGTCCAAGGGCCTGACCGCCGGTTACCTGCCGCTGTCGGTGGTGCTGACCACCGACAACGTCTACAACGCCTTCTACGACGACTACGAGACCCTGAAGGCGTTCCTGCACTCCCACAGCTACACCGGCAACCCGATCGGCTGCGCCGTGGCCCTGGCCACCCTGGACATCTTCCGGGACGACAACGTGATCGAGAACAACCGCCGGCTGTCCGCCTGCATGGCGGAGTCTGTGGCGCACCTGGCCGACCATCCGCACGTGGGCGACATCCGCCAGCACGGCATGACCCTGGCGGTGGAAATGGTCAAGGACAAGGCCAGCAAGACCGCCTTCCCCTGGCAGGAACGCCGCGGCATCCGGGTGTATCAGCATTCGCTGACCCGGGAAGCCTTGCTTCGCCCCCTGGGTAATGTGGTTTACTTCATGCCGCCGTACGTCATCAACGAAGACCAGATTCGTCATCTGGCCCAGGTGGCGACCGAAGGCATCGATATCGCCACAAGGGACTGA
- a CDS encoding DUF2505 domain-containing protein, with protein MELELRHPYEAGLTDVLSTFFNRDRILEKNAMLGARNVRVAELVRDEASAKLVIEREVTSSSEVPAMLASFHREWNEVRQEEHWFRKSDDEWHCEFRVRIEGVPAKIQGMMKLQGDDRACTNLVSLNVRCDLPLLGKKVAKFLAKDSRLKIEDEYAATRRLL; from the coding sequence ATGGAACTGGAATTGCGACACCCCTACGAAGCCGGGCTGACCGACGTGCTGTCCACGTTTTTCAACCGGGATCGCATCCTGGAAAAGAACGCCATGCTGGGCGCGCGCAACGTGCGCGTGGCGGAGCTGGTCCGGGACGAGGCCTCAGCCAAACTGGTGATTGAACGGGAAGTCACCAGCTCATCGGAAGTGCCGGCCATGCTGGCCAGCTTTCATCGGGAGTGGAATGAAGTGCGTCAGGAAGAGCACTGGTTCCGCAAGAGCGACGACGAGTGGCACTGCGAGTTTCGCGTGCGGATCGAGGGCGTACCGGCCAAGATCCAGGGCATGATGAAGCTGCAGGGCGACGACCGGGCCTGCACCAACCTGGTCAGCCTGAACGTGCGCTGCGATTTGCCGCTGCTGGGCAAGAAAGTGGCCAAGTTCCTGGCCAAGGATTCCCGGCTGAAGATCGAGGACGAGTACGCGGCCACCCGGCGCCTGCTCTAA
- a CDS encoding amino acid ABC transporter ATP-binding protein, which translates to MTDIVEMKGMNKYFGNLHVLKDIDLTVAKGEVVVIIGASGSGKSTLIRCVNGLEEFESGHLKVDGHPLAPKSGNPRSLAEIRKEVGMVFQQFNLFPHLTVRKNIMLAPKKVKSTSDTVANATAERLLNRVGIGNQADKYPSQLSGGQQQRVAIARALAMEPRLMLFDEPTSALDPEMIGEVLDVMRELAKEGMTMMVVTHEMGFAREVADRVIYIHEGQIVEQGKPDDVFDNPQNERTQAFLSRVLAH; encoded by the coding sequence ATGACTGATATCGTAGAAATGAAGGGCATGAACAAGTACTTCGGCAACCTGCATGTCCTGAAAGACATCGACCTGACCGTCGCCAAGGGCGAAGTGGTGGTGATCATCGGCGCCAGTGGCTCCGGCAAGTCCACCCTGATCCGCTGCGTCAACGGTCTGGAAGAGTTCGAATCTGGGCACCTCAAGGTGGACGGTCACCCGTTGGCGCCGAAGAGCGGTAACCCCAGGTCCCTGGCCGAGATCCGCAAGGAAGTGGGCATGGTGTTCCAGCAGTTCAACCTGTTCCCGCACCTGACCGTGCGCAAGAACATCATGCTGGCGCCGAAGAAGGTCAAGAGCACCTCGGACACCGTGGCCAACGCCACCGCCGAGCGACTGCTGAACCGGGTTGGCATCGGCAACCAGGCCGACAAGTACCCGAGCCAGCTGTCCGGCGGCCAGCAGCAGCGGGTGGCCATCGCCCGCGCCCTGGCCATGGAACCGCGGCTGATGCTGTTCGACGAGCCGACCTCGGCCCTGGACCCGGAAATGATCGGGGAAGTGCTGGACGTCATGCGCGAGCTGGCGAAAGAAGGCATGACCATGATGGTGGTCACCCACGAGATGGGCTTCGCCCGGGAAGTGGCGGACCGGGTGATCTACATCCACGAGGGCCAGATCGTGGAACAGGGCAAGCCGGACGACGTGTTCGACAACCCGCAGAACGAACGCACCCAAGCGTTCCTGTCACGGGTGCTGGCGCACTGA
- a CDS encoding amino acid ABC transporter permease, with translation MEFQFQFDWQAAIDSIPFLLKGIPYTLLISFGGLLIGFALGIVFGLLSINKKWYLRWPATAYIEIFRGTPILVQVLFIFYGLPDLIGGPIEPLTAGIAAIALNSGAYISEVVRGGVQSIDKGQTEAGLSLGLSRTQTFWSIIWPQAFRRMIPPLGNQAIVSIKDTSLFSVIGVGELVRQGQIYIANTFTAFEVYFVVAILYLAITLSLSLILRFIERRGLASV, from the coding sequence GTGGAATTTCAGTTTCAGTTCGACTGGCAAGCGGCCATCGACTCCATCCCTTTCCTGCTCAAGGGCATTCCCTACACCCTGCTGATTTCCTTCGGCGGCCTGTTGATCGGCTTCGCCCTCGGCATCGTGTTTGGCCTGTTGAGCATCAACAAGAAGTGGTACCTGCGCTGGCCGGCGACCGCCTACATCGAGATCTTCCGCGGCACGCCCATCCTGGTGCAGGTGCTGTTCATCTTCTACGGTCTGCCGGACCTGATCGGCGGCCCCATTGAGCCACTGACCGCAGGCATTGCCGCCATCGCCCTCAACTCCGGCGCCTACATTTCAGAGGTGGTACGCGGTGGCGTCCAGTCCATCGACAAGGGCCAGACCGAAGCCGGCCTGTCCCTCGGCCTGTCCCGGACCCAGACCTTCTGGTCCATCATCTGGCCCCAGGCCTTCCGCCGCATGATTCCGCCCCTGGGCAACCAGGCCATCGTCAGCATCAAGGACACCTCGCTGTTCTCGGTCATCGGTGTCGGCGAACTTGTCCGCCAGGGGCAGATCTACATTGCCAATACCTTCACGGCGTTCGAGGTGTATTTCGTGGTCGCGATCCTGTATCTCGCCATCACCCTGTCGCTGTCCCTGATCCTCCGCTTCATCGAGCGGCGTGGACTGGCCTCTGTCTGA
- a CDS encoding transporter substrate-binding domain-containing protein: MSTKWLKTIGASLALTVAAGTVSAETLRVVTDPSFVPFEMMDQETGEMIGFDMEIIAEVAERAGFEYDLNTMDFNGIIPALQTGNVDIAIAGITITEEREEIVDFSDPYYDSGLRILVRQGNEDVKEFSDLEGKKIGTKIGSTSYDYLVGNLEQDDGVTPYPGSSDMYMALMSRAIDAVFYDAPNVGYFARTKGDGKVMTVGPLYEGQQYGIALKAGSEWVDEVNAALASMKEDGTYKTIYEKWFGPMPDGM; encoded by the coding sequence ATGAGCACGAAATGGCTGAAAACGATTGGCGCCAGTCTGGCCCTCACCGTTGCCGCAGGTACCGTCAGCGCAGAGACCCTGCGCGTGGTCACCGACCCGAGCTTTGTTCCGTTTGAAATGATGGACCAGGAAACCGGCGAGATGATCGGTTTCGACATGGAAATCATCGCCGAAGTTGCCGAGCGGGCGGGTTTTGAGTACGACCTCAACACCATGGATTTCAACGGCATTATCCCGGCCCTGCAGACCGGCAACGTCGACATCGCCATCGCCGGCATCACCATCACCGAAGAGCGGGAAGAAATCGTCGATTTCTCTGACCCGTACTACGACTCCGGTCTGCGTATCCTGGTGCGCCAGGGCAACGAGGACGTCAAGGAATTCAGCGATCTGGAAGGCAAGAAGATCGGCACCAAGATCGGCTCCACCAGCTACGACTACCTGGTGGGCAACCTGGAGCAGGACGACGGCGTTACCCCGTACCCGGGCAGCTCCGACATGTACATGGCCCTGATGTCCCGCGCCATCGACGCGGTCTTCTACGACGCCCCCAACGTCGGCTACTTCGCCCGCACCAAGGGCGACGGCAAGGTCATGACCGTGGGCCCGCTATACGAAGGTCAGCAGTACGGCATCGCCCTCAAGGCAGGCAGTGAGTGGGTCGACGAAGTGAACGCCGCCCTCGCCTCCATGAAGGAAGATGGCACCTACAAGACCATTTACGAGAAGTGGTTCGGCCCGATGCCTGACGGCATGTAA